Within Bacillus solimangrovi, the genomic segment GATTAATTTCTTTATGGGACGGAAACCATTAATTAATCCAACTTCCATTAAACCAGCTATTCTCCAGCACCTATCAGTAGATTCAGAAGGCACATTACGAAAAATTACTGGTAAGAGAAAGACTCTGAAATACCCATTTATTCTCGAAGTATACACCTCTTCAAAAAAACGTACTATTATCACACCTATGTCTTACCAAGGACATATTGTTGCAACTGGAATTAACCAAGAGCAAGCAAGAGTTAATGTTCAACTGGCGGCAATTGAAATTAAATTTCATCTTACAAATAATGATATCGAAACTTTGGGTTCTGGCGGTAGGTTACCTGCTGATACACAAAAGATATCACCTAAGATTATTTCAGTTACGGGTAGTGCAGGGAAAACGACAACTAAGTCGATGATTGCCTCTATTTTAAGAGAAAGATGGAAAGTGTTCGAATCTGCCAATAGTAGAAATACACATGTTCATACTCGTGAACATGCAGATCTATTAAAGGAATCAGTCTATCAGGTAGCAGTAGTGGAATATGGGATGAGTTATTACAAAAACATTGAAAAACATTGCAAACAATTACAACCTTCAGTTGGCGTTATTACAAATGTAGGGACTGCCCATATGGGTCATTTCAATGGAGATGTAAAAGAGGTAGCAAAAGCAAAGTCAGAACTTATTATTGGAATGGAGCCAAGCGGGGTGTTATACGTAAACGATGACGATGAAAATTCTCAATACTTAAATACTGAAGCTTTCCAAGGAACGATTCGGACGATAGGAACAAACCAATCATGCGATTACATTGCTTCAAACATTTATTATAGTCTTGATGGAATGAAATTTGAGGTGACGATAAATAACAAAAAATTCCCCATTTATATCCCTATCTACGGTAATCACAATGTATACAATGCTTTATTTGCAATAGCCGTATCTTACGAACAAGGGCTTTCTATCGAAGAAATCCAAAATGGACTCGCAAAATTTATGAAACCGAAGAGAAGGATTACAGTTGATAAACTTTCTGAAAATGTTCTCCTAATTGATGACTGTCATAGTTCTAATCCTAATGCGCTAAAGGCTGCAATTGATGTCCTAGAGAACATCAGTACCTTTCAAAATGTTGTCGTACTTGGCTCAATGTTAGAACTAGGTAAGTCTTCTCCATCTATTCATTGTGAAATAGGAGAATATTTAGTGAATAAAAAAGTAGACTATTTATTCACGTATGGAAGACAGGCAAGAATGATTTATAATTGTGCTATTTCAGCTGGTTTCCCTCCCGAACGGGCAGGTCATTTTGCAAACCATACAATGTTGAAACATGAGCTAGCAAAACGAACAGAAAATACTACCTTTTTAGTGAAAGGATCTCGTAAAATGAACATGGAGGAGATTGTGGAATTTATTAGAGAATTAATTATACAACAGGAATAATTAACTCAATTATTTTGGAGACAATTATCTAATTAAGACATTC encodes:
- a CDS encoding Mur ligase family protein, whose product is MKTFVILDNETPIINEFIKHIKEEVATAILLHKKTRRKKSFLVQPDFFIKLPSIRVDTVKEYVQKLKSEGKKEIILVGLTNEHQKIITQIKEDIKVASFIDKVATIPNSHQERESQLPSLIDPYEYSTTSENDQNISSHTYYTEILIEEGHNYLFAIIKEVIWNQQKSFELQVDTEHSLKNAYNKIVNLSALPDGFYQLTWERSSLGWKIISVRPGGIHFECNKIIEYGTSINLLKERINFFMGRKPLINPTSIKPAILQHLSVDSEGTLRKITGKRKTLKYPFILEVYTSSKKRTIITPMSYQGHIVATGINQEQARVNVQLAAIEIKFHLTNNDIETLGSGGRLPADTQKISPKIISVTGSAGKTTTKSMIASILRERWKVFESANSRNTHVHTREHADLLKESVYQVAVVEYGMSYYKNIEKHCKQLQPSVGVITNVGTAHMGHFNGDVKEVAKAKSELIIGMEPSGVLYVNDDDENSQYLNTEAFQGTIRTIGTNQSCDYIASNIYYSLDGMKFEVTINNKKFPIYIPIYGNHNVYNALFAIAVSYEQGLSIEEIQNGLAKFMKPKRRITVDKLSENVLLIDDCHSSNPNALKAAIDVLENISTFQNVVVLGSMLELGKSSPSIHCEIGEYLVNKKVDYLFTYGRQARMIYNCAISAGFPPERAGHFANHTMLKHELAKRTENTTFLVKGSRKMNMEEIVEFIRELIIQQE